The nucleotide window TGAACTCCTACTACGAGAGGATCCGGGCACACGTGGGGCCGGAGCTGCGGCGGCAGCGGCTGGAGGAGGCGTACGCCTGGCTGcaggagagcaccgagccctTCCCGGTgagcagcgccggccccgccgccgcgggcACGCTGGCCCTGGCCTCGCTGCTCTCGGTGCTGCTCAGCGGGCTGGGGGCCTGACCCCCCACCCGTGGCCCCACTACCCCCTCCCACCACGGCTGGGTCTTCCCCCACCCTCACTTCCTTTTTTTGTGGTGTATTCTATTTGTCGGCTGGGATTAAACAAAAGCAAGGCGGGCCCCGCTGTGCCCGATGTGCTGCGCGCTGCCTCGCCGCTGAGTTGGGGCTGGAGTCCGGCCCCAACCCCACCCCTGGCACCCTCCTTGTGCCACCTTGTCCAGCCCTGAGGCCACCAAGCCAACGCCGACAGTGGGGAGATGGATTTGGGCAGAGTTCAGCTGTGGGGCAAAAGATGGAGGATTTGGAGTGAGAAGAGGCAGGGCAGCCAGCCCGAGCAGGGATATCCCCGCGGGTGCCAGCAGCGGGGTGACCATGAGCACGTCCCACCTGCGTGCGAGGACCTGCGGACACGGGGGACATCCCAGACCAAGTGTCACGCAGAGAGCTTGGCTATCGTGTCCCAGCAGGATGAGCAGGCACGGGGGCGAGCACAACAGAGGAGTTTGGGACTGTCACCTTCTCCATGGGGGGGACGCACGATGCCCATTTGCGGATGGAGCAGCATCACCgaggggcggcggcgctgccaAGGGGAGGCAGGGCACGGGCAGCATCACCGAGGGGCGGCACGGCCCAGAAGTGTCAGGGCTCAGACACCGTCCCcacccaggggccccgggcagggcagcagctcgCTGGAGGgtttccttcctcctgccccagcccgcGCTTCGGCAGCCACCCCGAGCACGGCTGCAAGCGCCTCTCATGTGACCGCCGCTTCCTGTGCGCTCCCGgctcggtgccggtgccgcgGGACGGGTCGGGTCGGGTCGGGTCGGGTCGGGCCGCGCTCGCCGCTGCCGCACTCTGAGCCCTCGCCACCGGCCCCAGCGCCATGCTGCGCCGCAAGCCTTCCAACGCCGGCGACAAGGAGCCGGGACACAGGAAGGTGAGTGCTGCGGCATCCCGGTGCCCTCGCACCGCCGATGTCCCGGTACATCCAGAGCTGCTCGAGCCTGGGCTGCCGTGGGATGCTGAGCaggagggctgggcagggcctcgggggctggggcagcacgGCAGCTGCCCTGCCGTCAGTTTGTCCGTCCTGCCACCAGCCACTGTGGCCTCGCCAGTGCGTGGTCCTGGCCTTGTCCACCTCCCACTCTGGCTTCCATCCTGGTGGGGCGTGTGGCTGGGATGCACGGCACTCGGGATCAGGTGCCGGTGGGACCCGCGGAGCTCTGCTGGGGGAGGATGTGGCCCCCCACTCCCCATGGCCTCCCCAGACGTGGGCGGCCGCCCGTCATTTCCTGGCGGGGGACATGGCTGCGGTGCGGGTGTGCAGCTCTCTTGCGCAGCAAGGTGCTGCGGTCGAGCCTGCAGCTCCGTCACGTGTGTCAGCTTCCTCCGGCAGCACCGCTGCGAGGTGGGAGCCGCAGGAGCGCCAGCTGCCAGTGCCACGGCCTCCCGAGAGCCCCCTGCGTGGCACGGCCGTGTGCCACCCCGCGGCTGAAGGCTGGAGCATGAAGTCACCAGTGAGGGCCAAAACTGGCTCCTCATCCCCTGCCGGGTCTCCTACCAGCTGGCACTTCAGCTCTTGCCAAGCTTTGCTGGGCTGGCATCAACATCTGCAAATCGCGGAGAGCAGGGGCAGTGCCTGGTGGAGAGGTCCTGCCCGTGACAGGCACAAACCCTGCCATGGCAGCTCCTCCATGCTGCCAAGCTTGCACAGGAAACCTGGGTGAAGTCCTCCTCCCTGCGCTGGGGTGGCCCATCCACCCTGGCCAGTCCCAGTGGGCATCCCCTGCCCTTGCCCAGCCACAGCCACTCTCACTtccccctcctgctctgctcagggacagcccGGCCCCCCTGACTCACATCCAGGCTCTCCatggctcctccagccccagggcagtTCTGTCTCAGAGCTGCTTTATCTCAGCACCGAAGCCCTGGAAGCTTCAGTGTGTCTGGATCTGGTGGATTCAGGGCACTGGGGTGGGAGCAGGGCAAAAGCCAGCATCCCCTCTGCACggatgcagctggagctggcatgAAGCCAcaggggctgtgcagctgggtGTGGCACCGTGAGCCAGCCCTCTGCAAGGAATGGCAAAACCAAGGGCTCAGGGGTGCTCAGTGGAGCCAATGAGAAGGAGAATAAAGAGGGAacagcacagggccaggctgtgcagggctgggaaaggcctCCGCTACaacaggagctggcagagctgcttgaGAACAGAAATCCCTGTGATGGTGGTGGCAAAGCAAGCACTGTGGTGTGTGCACCTCAAGAGTGCTGGAAGTGGCAGCCAAGCTCACCgtgtcccagtgtgccagcacGCTGGTGCTGGCATCCAGGGACGAGGGACACCTGGGACCAGGTGGCTCTGCTGGCACCAAGGACATTCCTGGCACAGAGAAACCCTTCCATGTGAGACAGGCACCTGAGGCCATGGagaggaaggcaggcagggggCACAGGAAAGACCCAAAATGGGCAAGGGGTGGAGAGGTGTGCCAGGACTGAGATCCAAAACCAGCTTTGATGGCTTAGGCATGGAGGTGGCACCAAGccagctggtgatgctgggGGTGTGCTCTCTGGGTTATGGGGTGACACTCACAGGTGGAAAACATGGATGAAGCCTCCAGGATTTTGGTCCTGGAGCTGACCCTGTGGTAGCAGCAGGGATGTGGCCCTTCACTGCCTGCCCACCTGTGCTGAGAGGAGATACAGAGCCCTGTGTGCCCCCACATCCTGGCCCATGTGTCAGGGTGGCAttgtggcacagccctgggatgtTCCCAGCATGGCAGTGTCAGGCTTCACaccagagcatccctgccctgggaattCCGTGCCAAGCAGCTGCACAGGCACCAAGAGCTCCACATCCCAGTTCCAGGGGGTTGATGACACATGGCAGCTCCTGGAAAAGAGCAAAAAACTCCTCCCAGCACTGGCAtcaccctgggatgggcagagcagcccaaagagcagagaggagctggggcagggaacGCAGGAAGAAGCCCATCTCCCACCTTTCCATCTCCCCCCTCAcacctctgcccctgctcccagctttcCCTACAGCGTTCCAGCAGCTTCAAGGATTTCAACAAGTCCAAGGTCAGCTCCCCCGTGTCAAGCGAGGAGTTCAACCTGGAGGAGAACGTGAGTTCCCAGCACCCCCGAAGCAGCAGCACCCCTTGACAcctcctgctcccctgggaacAGCCCATTTCAGGGCTGGTTTCCCAAAACTCCTGGTCTTAAAAGTGGCCCACGTGTcatggagcagccccagggtgccagcactggtgggatttgggatctcacAGCCCTGTGTGACCCTGCTGAGGCTTGCCCAGGGTGGGGGGCTCTGCCTTCACTCTCCATCGCTCTGGCAGATCCCCGAGGATGATCCCAGCGCTGCCAGGCCTGAGGAGGCCGTGCGGAGCAGCGGGACGAAGCTGGGCAGGAAGTGGCGGGCGGTCATCTCCCGCACCATGAACCGCAAGATGGGCAGGATGGCTGTGAGGGCGCTGGCCGAGGGGAAGGTGAGCAGGGGGCGTGGGGACACGCACAGGGGAGAGGGGGACAGCTCCCCCTCCCTCGGCCTGACCCCGGTACCCTCAGCAGGGAGAGATGGAGGCGGAGGGGTCCTCatgccccctgtccccagccagcagcGTGGAGGAGCAGAGCCATGACAAGGTGCCCTTGttcctggagctggaggaggaggaggacgggcGCCCGGCCCTCGGACGCCAGATGTCCAGCGGTGAGGCCAGCCCCGACGGGACACtgcccccatgtccccagccggGCACATCCTGACCCCCTCCTCTCTGCAGGCAGTgacattcccagccctggcgatcccagggacagccagctgctggaggaCACCGTCCCCGCCTACACTGGCCCCTTCTGCGGCCGGGCCCGCGTCCACACCGACTTCACCCCCAGCCCCTATGACAAGGACTCCCTGAAGCTGCGGGTGAGCCACGGCCACtgcggccctgggcagggggggAGGGTGGCCAGGGACCCCCTGAGCCGGGGCTgttccctggctgtccccaagCCTGTCCACCATCCCACGTCCCTTGGCCTAGAAAGGGGACATCATCGGCATCATCGAGAAGCCACCTGTGGGCACCTGGACCGGGCTGCTCAACAACAAGGTGGGCTCCTTCAAGTTCATCTACGTGGACGTGATCCCCGAGGAGACGGTCCCTGCCCGCAGGAGCCGGGGCTCCAGCCGGAACAAGCGCCTCAAGCCCAAGACCCTCCATGAGCTGCTGGAGCGCATCAACCTGCAGGtgaggggcaggggctgagggggacagcagcacccagcacgGCACCTGCAGTGCGACCAACCCCTCTCCCCTTCACTATCCCCCACCTCCTGGGTCCCCCCACCAAGCACCCAGCGGCACGGAGGGGACACGTGGGGCATTTCTAGGTAATGTGGGGTAAGTGCCCACTGTGAACCCACTGAGGGGGGAGCTACAGGCCAACACTGGGGTCAGGGGGAGCCAGGGGAGCCACCCAAGCCCTGCTCACCCCTACCCACACCCCCCACCCAGGAACACACCCCCACCCTCCTGCTGAATGGGTACCAGACCCTGGAGGACTTCAAGGAGCTGCGGGAGACCCACCTGAACGAACTGCACATCACGGACCCCCAGCACCGCGCCAAGTTGCTGACGGCTGCCGAGCTCCTCCTGGACTATGACAGTAAGAGCctggggaggggcgggggagcCCTGGCCGGGCACCCCAGCAGCACCACTAACACCACGGCCCTCTCCAGCAGCCAGCGAGCCAGAGGATGGTGACACCACCGAGGCCCCGCCATCGCCCTCAGAGCCCAAAGGGGACATTCCCCGGGACTCCGGCTGCTTCGAGGGATCGGAGACCCTGGATGGCAGCcgggaggaggctgagctgggtcctgaggagcagctgggggctcTCTCCATGGCAGAATCCCCCTGAGCCCGCCGGCACCGCCACTTCCCGCTCTGGCCCTAACAGGGGGGCTGGATTGGAGGGGACGGCTGCTGGCGGGGGACAGGGAGCCCCAGTGGTGGCACCTCggggcccggctcggcccctGCACCAGAGCCACGTGCTGGGTGGACACGAGGTGCCCCAGGACATTTTgcatggcactgcctggcatCACTGCCCCAAGGCAGGAACTCTGGGCACGCTGGGGCACCGTGCTCCCCGCCAAGACACCACGGGCATTGGCTGCTTTTCCCAGGTTTACCGGCAGGCTCAGgaagggagagctggggatggaAGCTGTGTGTGCAGGTAACTGAAGCCTGCCCAGGACACTGTCACTTCTCAGCATGGACACACAAAGAACCCTCTCACCTGCCATGGGGGACAGCAAGATGCAGAGAACACAGCTAAGACACCCTGGAAGTGTGAGATGGAAACGCACAGGGAAGGGGGAAGAGGCAGCTGGCTTGGGGCAGCACAGACACGCAGGGGCTACAGCTCAGCCGTTTTCAAACCAATTAAGTTTCCttcattgttttaaaattaaaaaaaataattaaaaaaaaaaataaagaacaccCAACCCTCACCCAACCCCCTTCCTTCCTTCGGGAGACCCTGACCCCGTGCAGGCAGGTCCCAGCAGGCAGCACTCCACACACCTCGTGGAACAGGGAGCAGCAAAGCCAAAATACACACTTTTTCGCACCGAATTAGAGATTTGGTCAGTAGCGTGTTGGGGCAACTCCCACGGGGCGGGGCACAGGAGCTCTGTCCCCAGAGGATGGAACGGGATGCggctgggctggctgagggCCATGGCAGGGCGGCCACATTCCaactgggagcagctgtggcagctctgccctctcACCCGGGAGAAGAGGCCCCACACGGCGGGAGAGGGGGCAGTGCCGGTGCCACGTTCACACCACACCCCTCGCTGCCAGCCAGCAGCATCACGGGCACACACACGGGCCTGGCCTGGCAGGACACCCCCAGCAGCCATCACACGCCTGCGGGGAGGAACGGGAGTGCCCAGCACAAGGGACGTGGAGCTGCCAGGGCCTCTCCTCCACCAGAGACCTCTGCAAAACCCCAGAGGTGTGAGGGTCCTGCCAGTGCAGGATGGGGACTGTGGGGTAGGGggagccctgccatggcacagaGCTCACCCACCAtccccccagcctctccttcTCTGTCGAGGACACACAAGtccagccctgagcagctggCACAATCCTGGGAAGATCCAAGGCTCCCAAAGCCAGTCTAGGATGGCTGAGAACAGCAGAACAAGGCAAGGGGGGGACAAGGGGATGCAATGACACAACACAGATCGGGGCTGAGGTCCtggagagctgctctgccacagcTGAGTGCAGACACCCAGCAACAaatgcagccccagcagcagccaggagccagtGGCACAGGCAGATGCTTCCCTGCAGCTGTCCACCCTGGCTGCCCTCTCTCTCCCTTGAAGCCCAGGGTGGTGTTGAGTACCAGGGCAGGACAGGAAGGAGGGTCCCTCATAGCTGCTGCCTTGTTACATCACATGGAAAGGAGCACAGGAGGACAGCCACTTAaaaactgctgccagcagaaCTCCTTCCCACTTGTTTGGGTCCTTGGGGCACCAAAACATCTCCTGACAAGCTTTGCCACGCCAACCACAAAACAACGGAACAGATtagaggaaggagggaggaggggagagaggaCATTGCTGCCACGATTGCTTTCCCCTTCCTTGGGGATTCCtcagcaggagggagcaggcCGGCCCTGACAGCCTCGCCCTGTCAGAGCTGGGCCCGGGCGgagggacagccccagccctgaggCAGGATGGAGCACCCAGGACAGAGCCAGAGGCCGGTCCCGGGCAGGCCTGGCGCTGGCAGTGCCCCACGGTGACCAGGGCGTGCCACCCGCGCTCGCTGTCCCGTGCCACCGCGCAAGGCCAGCGCTGCCCGCACCGCGGGGAGTAACGACTAAAGCAAAATGGCCATGGGGAATCAGGCGCCTGCCATCCAGcccttctcctctcctccaCCACTTCCAGCTTTGATTAGACAAAACAACAAAGTTCTCCCTTCCAAGCAGATGCTAGTGCTCTGCTCGCCCAGGGTCCGGGGAGGGCACCGGGAGCTCCCCAGGCGTTCGCTGCTTCTCCTCTGGCATCTCAGTGTCGCTCACAGACGGCGCAGGGACCTGGAGAGAGAGGACAGAGTGACCTGCAGGGACATCCCCAGTGCAGAGCCTGAGCACACAGGTCCCACCGCTCCCCTACCACCTCCAGCTCCACTAGCAGCAGTCTCAGCTGGGCTTGGGAAAAGGAGAAACCAAAACCAGGGGCCACCCAACAGGCAGAACAGCTGCTTCAGACAGAGCTGGAGCACTGgactgctccagcagaagctgGCGGGGCTGTGTCCATCAGAGAAGGGCAGCTCGTGCCCAAGCAAGAACAAGCTGAGCCATTTCCCACCACGCTAATGGAATAATCTAGGTGGGAAGGGCACTCTGGAGGTCTCCTGTCAAACTATGTCCTTAATGCAGGACTAGTTTCAAACacagagcaggttgctcagagacACAACAGTtttctccaaggatggagatccCAGGGACAGTCCTGCAGCTCACACACAGCACCAGAACAAGATGTTTGCAACCTCtcagccctccccagccccactaAGCTCCATGGGCAACAGCTCCTGAGTGCTCTCATGGCAGGACTGATCTTCAAAACTACAGCCAGCTGTGATGTCCTTTGAAGAAATCCAAGGTAACCAAGACACTGGTTTCCAGGGTCAGAGCAAACAAGCTTTACAGCAGCAGCCTCTCACATGACCCTCCATGTAATTTTGTCCTTCCTAAGTCACACTCTCAGCTttctcccactgtcccagggtccCCCCAGCACCCAAAGGGATCACTTACGGCACTGGGGGGAGGAATGCTGCCGTCCTGCTGCTTCATGCCACCCTCCTGGGCCTGCCCAGGGCCCTGCGTGGCCGGGGGCTCCTGTGTGCCGGGTCCTCGTGGGCACGACCCCTCCTGAGCTGtgctctcctcctgctgcaggatgcCCCGTCTGTCCAGGACACTGCAGGAACACAGCCATGCCATCAGAGACCCCtgtctccccaaatcccacctctCTTCCCAGCAGAAGTGCTGGTGGAAGACAAAGGTCAAggcagcccctcagcagctCACCTGGGGGGCAGGGGCCCGCAGAGCACCTCGCAGCAGTTCTTCACTATGTTGCCATGACTGTAGGGATTCTGGACACGGTTCTTCCCAGTCCAGGACCCCTTAATCTGAAATAGTTGGGCACAAACTCAGGTTTACTCTACGGCCAccctgccccagcacccagaTCCCTGTGTTGTGCACAGCCCTGACACACTGAGAAACGGCGACAGctcagaggaagaggaaggctCTACTTACGTCTTCGTTGGTTGTCTGATTCAGTGCCACCAGGAAGGTGTGGAACCCAGTTAACCCCACCACTGACCACAGCGTGAAGAAACAGATGAGCACCTCCAGTACAGTGAGAACAGTTAAGGACTGGGAACAACATGAAAGCAGGCCCAGCCCACCTGTTACTGCCCCCACAAACATCAACTTCTCTTGCTCTCCTAGCcactgttttctgttttattctcCTCCCAAAAGTCAAGAAAATGCTCCCCACATTGTCATCCATGCTCAAAAAGACTCAGAGTGGCCTAAGCAGCCACTCCCTAGTGCAGCTCCCACTAACCCCCAGTTTTGGAGAAGTCAAGCCCTTGGAACCATGGAAGGATATGTCCCTGGGGTTTCCTTCAACGTGTTCAGAAACCCAATCTTCAGAGATTCTACAAtacaaaaagagattttttccACCAGGAACATGCCACTGAGTCCAGCTCCCTTTCTGACTCCCTAACTCTGGTTTCACACCACCAccactccctccctgcctcccagctctccaggCAGACTCACTCAGTGCTACGTAGACGATGTTGAAGGTGAAGATGTAGATGGTGAGGAGGGAGAGCGAGAGGATGAAGAGGTAGAAGTAGCGGTAGTTCCTCTTTCCCACGCAGTTGCCCACCCAGGGACAATGATGGTCAAAGCGCTCTGAGGAAGCCAAGATGAAAatcagcactgccctggcaTGGCCCTGCCCACCTCTAGATCCTTGCTCCTGTGCTCCCACTTCTCCCAGACAGACACAAACTGCCGAGTTCCACCCTCTGCTCAGTCaggaccccaaatcctgacctCCTTTCAAGAAGTCAGAAagtccaaaattattttataatgagTGATTTTGCACAGCAAGAGGGAATTTGAGCTTGACCCTCCATGTGTCTTCTCTCCCTGGGGTACAACAGCCACAGTACATGGGTTAGATGAAGGCCTGGGAGTCCCCAAGTTCTTACCCTGGAATAATCAGGAGAAAGTTCAAGAAACTGCATAAACACACAAAGGCTGGGAATCTGAAGAGGAGGAAAGGGGTCGAAAAGGACAGAATTTCTGCCTGGAGCAGTGACGCTGAGCAAGAGCTAGTTACATACACAGAAGAAAGACAACAAGCAGGGCACCCCAGGGAACGGCACAATCTCTGTGCTGATGAAGGAGCTCTCCACTATAACCCTCCAGTCCTGCAAGGCCAGAGTCCAGTGGGACTCCAAAATGGGCTGCTCATGTACACAGAGCAGCTGGACTCGATTATTGCCAAAGTCCTGGCAAAGAGGAAGCACCTGGCTCCAGGTTCTAAGCAAACCACAAGCTCCTCCAGCACAAAACGAGGCAGCCTGGACACTCCACCAGtccagagctgcccagcacgAGCCTgggtgcagctctgccctgtcccGAGgctctgtgaggagcagggcCAGGCCAGCCCCGAGCACCACTCACCCACGCAGTTGTCGCAGATGCTGCAGTGCGAGGCGCGGGGCGGCCGGAAGATCTTACACGTGTAGCAGTACTTGAGCTTCACAATCTGGTTGTTGATCTGGAAGTTCTTGATGCGCGGGGGCGGGCGCTGACCCTGCGGCACGGTGCCGTTGGTGGCCTCTGCCAGAGAGAAGCGGGCACAGATCAGACCTGCTGCTACAACACGACGGGCCTCAAACAACAACTCACTTCCCTGCCTTTGCACCCAGCGGGATCGGAGCCCGCTGGCTCCGGAGCCggaggctgcagctctgctcacgCAGGCCAGAGCCAACCTGGCAGCTTagaggcaggaaaagggataaagggaTGCCAGAGCTTTCATTGGCATGTTGAGAGTGGGCTGGGTATTATCACCTGCATCCACCAAACCTCCTCTCTCCCTGAAGGATCAAAGGGACCACTCCAAGCTTTCTGCACCCCGTCTCAAAAGCAAACTGAGTTTGTATGTACACGGCTATGGGAGAGAAAGCAGCCGGTGAAACGGCTCCCAGAGAAGGATACAGGTACATCGTGCTGCCTTCCTGAAACTTGGCCAAGTAAAGTGAGCCAGCAGATTGGGGCAATCCTCACTTTCACAGGTCCAGCCAGGAAGATAAGTTCTACAGGGACTGTAACCTAGAAATACGCCATAAACAACAAGGCTTTTCCAACCCTCACCAGCTTGGCCACTCCACACTCACCGATCTCCATCTCAATGAAGGCTGCCTCATCGGGCAGGGCCCTCGGGATCACGCCGGGGTCGCTGAAGCTCGTCCGCAGCAGCGTGGCCATGGCGAACAGGAAGAGAACTGCTGCAAACACAGGGATGGCCGGGGACAGCTGGACAGCCAGGTACCGGCACCTGCAGGCACGGGGCAGGAGACAGTGAGCCAGAGTCTCGTGGCCTGGCACAGCGTCAGAGCCCGGCACTCCACAGCACTGCTTAGATCTGGAGCAGAGAAGCAGTCCAGTACATCCTTCTGATCCCACCACCACAGGGGAACactcctggggcagctccaaCAGCCAGGCACCATCACAGCATCTCCACGTTTTCCACCAGCTAGGCACAGATACTTCCCAgcatttgttctgttttcagcTCCCATTTTAAGGAATGACAGAAACACAACCAGGCAGCTGGAGAGTCCTTGTCCATTAAATTCCTGCTGCCATGGGATGGGCCAGACCACTGGGAGAAGCACCCAAGGCCTGGTCAGGGACCCTACAGCTGGAGAGCCAGAAGGCATGGAAGCCTGTGGGGATGGTGGGAATCTCTGGCTAACCCTTAAAGAGCAGAGCTTCCAGCACCACAGAAATTATTGGGATTAAGTGCATCCTGTGCTTCTTAGGAATGGATTCCTGTGGAAGTACAACGTTCCCATGCAACAAGACATCTGGCTTCCTTTGGCTGTCCTGGGACAACGGACTAGAACGCTCCAAATAAAGGAGAAAGGTTCCTGCTTCAAGACTCACCCAGCTCAAATGGGAACAAGGTTTGTTTGCTCTATAAATACTGCAAGGCCCAACAAGGAGTTTATGGTGCTGATCCCACTGTGATAGAGGAGATGCAAAGGGAGCATGGGACGCAGCTCACCACGGCCATGCTCTCCTGGACACCCACAATCAtgtccccagaggtgctgcagccctAACTGTGTGGGAGGCCTGGGCAGAAGTCACGTTTTAGAGACATACTGGgctgaaaaaaaaccatatTTTACCCTGATTCCTTCAGAAAACCCTACTGATGTTGGCGTGAAGTTCCTGTGGAGCTTTGCTACGGTTTAAGGGAAACCCCACTTATATCCCACCACTTGTGCCATGTCTCACCATTCCTC belongs to Lonchura striata isolate bLonStr1 chromosome 14, bLonStr1.mat, whole genome shotgun sequence and includes:
- the SASH3 gene encoding SAM and SH3 domain-containing protein 3, with the translated sequence MLRRKPSNAGDKEPGHRKLSLQRSSSFKDFNKSKVSSPVSSEEFNLEENIPEDDPSAARPEEAVRSSGTKLGRKWRAVISRTMNRKMGRMAVRALAEGKGEMEAEGSSCPLSPASSVEEQSHDKVPLFLELEEEEDGRPALGRQMSSGSDIPSPGDPRDSQLLEDTVPAYTGPFCGRARVHTDFTPSPYDKDSLKLRKGDIIGIIEKPPVGTWTGLLNNKVGSFKFIYVDVIPEETVPARRSRGSSRNKRLKPKTLHELLERINLQEHTPTLLLNGYQTLEDFKELRETHLNELHITDPQHRAKLLTAAELLLDYDTASEPEDGDTTEAPPSPSEPKGDIPRDSGCFEGSETLDGSREEAELGPEEQLGALSMAESP
- the ZDHHC9 gene encoding palmitoyltransferase ZDHHC9 — protein: MSVMVARKKVVRKWEKLPGRNTFCCDGRIMMARQKGIFYLTLFLILGTCALFFAFECRYLAVQLSPAIPVFAAVLFLFAMATLLRTSFSDPGVIPRALPDEAAFIEMEIEATNGTVPQGQRPPPRIKNFQINNQIVKLKYCYTCKIFRPPRASHCSICDNCVERFDHHCPWVGNCVGKRNYRYFYLFILSLSLLTIYIFTFNIVYVALKSLKIGFLNTLKETPGTVLEVLICFFTLWSVVGLTGFHTFLVALNQTTNEDIKGSWTGKNRVQNPYSHGNIVKNCCEVLCGPLPPSVLDRRGILQQEESTAQEGSCPRGPGTQEPPATQGPGQAQEGGMKQQDGSIPPPSAVPAPSVSDTEMPEEKQRTPGELPVPSPDPGRAEH